The sequence below is a genomic window from Chryseobacterium foetidum.
ATTGGGGATTTTTTTGTTTTGATGCGGGGTGCCCGATGCGGGATGCGGGGTGTGAAATTCAAGATTTAAGATTCAATATTCAAGGTTCAAGGTTCAATATTCAAGGTTCAAGGTTCGGGATGCGAGATACGGGGTGCGGGATACAAAATTCAAAATTTAATATTCAAGATTCAAGATTCGAGGTACGTATTCAAAATTGAAGATACGGGATATAGCTGCTGGCAGGAATCAAAATCTTAGCTGGCAGATAATAAACCATTTACAGAAAGCTTTTACCGCGCTTTTGATTAAAAAAAATGATATATCTGTGGCGTCCAACACCCAATATCATTCATCATTTATCATTCATCAATCATCAGTGCGGGATGCGAAATTCAAAATTTAGAATTTATAATTCGGGATTTAATATTCAACATTGAAGATACGGGATATAGCTGCTGGCAGAAATCAAAATCTTAGCTGACAGACAATAAACCATCCACAGAAAGCCTTTAACGTGCTTTTGATTAAAAAAAATGATATGTCTGTGGCGTCCAACACCCAATATCATTCATCATTCATCAGTGCGGGATGCGAAATTGAAAATTTAGAATTTAAAATTCGGGATTTTATATTCAAAATTGAAGATACGGGATACGGCTGCTGCCAGGAATCAAAATCTTAGCTGGCAGACAATAAAACCATTCACAGAGAGCTTTTACCGTGCTTTTGATTAAAAAAAATGAATATCCTTAATTAGTAATAACCTAGTTTTTAAAAGTTTGATTGTCATTCCGATGGAATCTAAGCTGCTAAATTTTAATGTGTTGAGATTCCTACGGAATGACAAAGTTACTGCTGATCTTAGATTATAATCAAAAACGGACAATCGTAAAAAAAAATGATATATCTGTGGAGTCCAGCACCTAATATCATTCATCATTCATCATTCACCAATCATCAGTGCGGGATGCGGAATTCAAATTTAACATTTAAGATTCAAAATTGAAGATACACAATACGGCTGCTGCCAGGAATCAAAATCTTAGCTGGCAGACAATAAACCATTCACAGAAAGCTTTTACCGTGCTTTTGATTAAAAAAAAATGATATGTCTGTGGCGTCTATCATCAATCATCAATCATCAATCATCCATCATCCATCATCAATCATCCATCACCCATCATCAATCACCCATCACCCAGCACCCGACATCAATCATCCATCATCCATCATTACCCATTACCCATTACTCATTACTCATAGAACTTTTTCTTCTCAGCAATAAATATTCTTCCTAGCGCGCTTCCCTAGCCCTGATAAAAGCGGCATCCTTTTTTGTCTTGAAAGAATAGATAAATGACCGACAGGAGCCGACGACAAAAAAGATACAGCGGATAGCAGGAATAAGCTCCTGAGAAAAATTATAACCTTTCTTGCTGCCTAATTCTAACAATAGTATATCATTGCTTTTACAAGACCGTTAATTTCTATTAACAAATACTTAAATAGACTAAATCATTCGCAATGCTGATGCTGAATGTTGTAACTTTATCTTATGAAAGAAAGAATTGTAAGCGGTTTCAGATTTGGAAACTATACTGCACCTGAATCTTCGTTGTTTGACCGGCTGCTGGAAATCTTTACAGATCTGCTCACCCATACTTCAGGGGATTTTGACGAAGCCATAGACTGGCTCAGAATGCTGGATGACGAATATAAACTGACTACTCCCGATTACACCATCGAGGATTTTATTGAAGATCTTAAAAAGAAAGGTTACATCAGAGAAGAAATTCGTCCTGACGGTAGTGGAACCGGCATTGGTTTAAGTGCGAAAATGGAGCAGAACATCCGCAAGCAGGCGCTTAATCAGATTTTCGGAAACCTTGCGAAAAGTGGTACTGGAAATCACAAAACCAATAAAAGCGGAACAGGTGAAGACAGCACCGGAGAATTCAGAAATTATAATTTTGGTGATCCGGTAGAAAAGATATCTATTACCGAAAGTCTTAAAAATGCTCAGATTAATAACGGAATTGGAGATTTTCATCTGACTGAGGATGATCTGATTGTGGAAGACAGCATTCATCAGTCGCAGATGAGCACAGTGCTGATGATTGACATCAGTCACAGTATGATTCTATATGGTGAAGACCGAATTACTCCAGCCAAAAAAGTGGCTATGGCTCTTGCAGAACTCATAACAACAAGGTATCCGAAAGATACTTTGGATATTATTGTTTTCGGTGATGATGCGTGGCCGGTGAAAATTCAGGAGCTTCCATATCTGCAGGTCGGTCCGTATCATACCAATACGGTTGCGGGATTACAGTTGGCGATGGATATTCTCAGAAGAAAAAGAAATACCAATAAACAGATTTTCATGATCACAGACGGAAAGCCCAGCTGCATAAGAGAATCAGACGGAACTTATTATAAAAATTCATTTGGTCTGGATGAATATGTAGTTCAGAAATGCTACAACATGGCGGCTCAGGC
It includes:
- a CDS encoding vWA domain-containing protein, translated to MKERIVSGFRFGNYTAPESSLFDRLLEIFTDLLTHTSGDFDEAIDWLRMLDDEYKLTTPDYTIEDFIEDLKKKGYIREEIRPDGSGTGIGLSAKMEQNIRKQALNQIFGNLAKSGTGNHKTNKSGTGEDSTGEFRNYNFGDPVEKISITESLKNAQINNGIGDFHLTEDDLIVEDSIHQSQMSTVLMIDISHSMILYGEDRITPAKKVAMALAELITTRYPKDTLDIIVFGDDAWPVKIQELPYLQVGPYHTNTVAGLQLAMDILRRKRNTNKQIFMITDGKPSCIRESDGTYYKNSFGLDEYVVQKCYNMAAQARRLHIPVTTFMIAQDPYLQHFVSEFTAANQGKAFYTGLNGLGQMIFEDYETNRKKRIR